Proteins from a single region of Paramormyrops kingsleyae isolate MSU_618 chromosome 9, PKINGS_0.4, whole genome shotgun sequence:
- the rpz5 gene encoding rapunzel 5, which yields MNRVEEWVLQNRSQIEKGVEIIGQSCEVLAGTVGQLHPILEAVFVAASEILSNPDGQEARYLAEQFGKVNQKLEGIRAEIDQISREIQRTSMNKQHFDLEAHMLSQYDTFQAFVNSKPEFRKKKMEKFLKQYENTEGDLNIDALYNAVIGENLSGDPLLVTVVATEQKSRRPVEDFCARLKKLFVVGIIAVMGYTSLKDGAIGEAMVKKWQERMEIVETRMKAAVDDCIQNFATQAKIDIENELLQNPASVDPEFTKSLLDILAKKYDWVSWSVQVFSHNGWFFWNWLAGKKCYGTSGNNCFDILTKNNMRVMVSFSAAPKPINKAQIQGQIEKQKIKGDMVDAALLLGNSLPSCVVNAVSQYKKVEESNNFQVDCFYSVQYKKAYLCIHSD from the coding sequence ATGAATCGCGTGGAAGAATGGGTGCTGCAGAACAGGAGCCAAATTGAGAAAGGTGTGGAAATAATTGGGCAAAGCTGTGAGGTGCTAGCGGGCACGGTTGGCCAGCTCCATCCAATCCTGGAAGCTGTGTTCGTGGCTGCATCTGAAATCCTGAGCAACCCAGATGGTCAGGAGGCTCGATACCTGGCTGAGCAGTTTGGGAAGGTAAACCAAAAGCTGGAGGGCATAAGGGCCGAGATTGACCAGATTTCCCGAGAGATCCAGCGAACGTCCATGAACAAGCAACATTTTGACCTTGAAGCTCACATGCTCAGCCAGTACGACACATTCCAGGCCTTTGTGAATTCCAAGCCTGAAttcaggaaaaagaaaatggaaaaattttTGAAACAATATGAAAACACAGAGGGTGACCTGAACATTGATGCTCTTTACAATGCAGTAATTGGAGAAAACCTCTCTGGGGACCCTCTACTGGTCACAGTGGTTGCCACTGAACAGAAGAGCCGAAGGCCTGTGGAAGACTTCTGTGCTCGGTTGAAGAAGCTCTTCGTGGTTGGCATCATAGCAGTAATGGGTTATACCTCCCTTAAGGATGGAGCCATAGGCGAGGCAATGGTTAAGAAATGGCAGGAGCGAATGGAGATAGTGGAGACCCGCATGAAAGCTGCTGTGGATGACTGCATACAAAACTTTGCCACTCAAGCCAAGATAGACATAGAGAATGAGCTTCTGCAGAATCCTGCCAGCGTTGATCCTGAGTTTACCAAGTCACTATTAGATATTCTTGCTAAAAAATATGACTGGGTCTCCTGGTCTGTTCAGGTCTTCAGTCACAATGGCTGGTTCTTTTGGAACTGGCTGGCTGGAAAGAAATGCTATGGCACCAGCGGCAACAACTGCTTCGACATCCTGACCAAGAACAACATGCGGGTCATGGTGTCATTTAGCGCCGCGCCAAAGCCGATAAACAAGGCGCAGATCCAAGGGCAGATCGAGAAGCAGAAGATAAAGGGGGACATGGTGGATGCAGCTCTGTTGCTTGGCAACAGCCTGCCCAGTTGCGTGGTGAATGCCGTCAGCCAGTATAAAAAAGTGGAAGAATCCAACAACTTCCAAGTGGACTGTTTTTACTCTGTGCAGTATAAAAAAGCGTATCTGTGCATTCACTCTGACTAG